In Mucilaginibacter sp. KACC 22063, the genomic stretch ATGAAAAAACTGGGACCGGTTTTAACCAAATTAACATTAGGAGTAGCCCTTGCAACGGCTATAGTTGCTTGTAACCAAAACAAACAGGCAGATAAACCTGCAGCAACTGTTGCAACAGGCAGCAGCAGCACAGCTGACAAAGCTGAAATTGTTTATATCAATCAGGATACTTTATTAAAAAACTATAATTACGTTAAAGATATGACCGGCCGTCTGGAGTCGCATGGTAAATCAGCACAGGCTGACCTGCAATCAAGGGGACAGGCTTTCCAACGCGAAGTTGCTGAGTATCAAAAAAATGCAGGTACTATGAGTGCCGATGCACGCCAGGCAACAGAGCAACGTTTGCAACGTAAAAACCAGGAGTTACAAGCTTACCAGCAAAATGCAGGTGCTCAGGTACAAAATGAGCAAATGAGCGAGCAGGCTAAGCTTTATGAAAAGATCTCTGACTTTGTGAAAACTTATGCCAAGCAAAAAGGCTACAAAATGGTATTAACTTATCAAAAAGGTAATGCCACTGTGCTTTACGGAGATCCAAGCCTTGATGTTACTGCTGATGTAGTAAAAGGCCTGAATGATGCTTATACCAAAGACAAGAAATAAGAATTGCTAATAAGAAACTGAAGCCCTCCGGATTTGCTTCGGAGGGCTTTTTTAATGCCATTAATTATGGAAAACACCGAACATGAAAAGTTTATGCGTTTAGCCATTGAGCTATCTGCAAAAAATGTGAAAGAAGGATTAGGCGGTCCGTTTGGAGCCGTAATTGTTAAAGATGGCGAAGTGGTAGCGGCAAGCGGCAATAAGGTGGTACCCACAAATGACCCGACGGCTCATGCCGAGGTATCCACTATCCGACTGGCCTGCCAAAAGTTAAATACCTATGATTTAAAAGGCTGTGTGATCTATACCAGTTGCGAGCCATGCCCTATGTGCCTTGGTGCTATATACTGGGCAAGATTAGATAAGATCTATTACGCTAATACCAAGGCAGATGCTGCTGATATAGGGTTTGACGATCAGTTTATTTATGAAGAAATTGACAGGCAGATGCATGAGCGTAAATTGCCGGTTGTACAAATGCTGAGGGATGAGGCAATAGGTGCATTTAAGCTATGGGAAACATCATCTCTTAAAACGCATTATTAGTTTTTAAGGACTACATAAGGCAAGTAAATAATTGCAAAGATGGTCGCCCAAAAGCGGCCATTTTTTGTTATGGGTTTATTATTTATTACCGATGCGTTGTAACTTATTGCTTTTGAATGTATTGATAGTGATTTCTTCCTGCGGGCAGCCGGATAGTCCTGCTGAAAACAATTCAGCACAAACTTTACCGAAAAATATCGACACAGAGCATATCACGCATATTGAAACCGGCAATACTACACCTGTTGAACTGCTGGATTTTGCCAAAACGCTGACAGGTGTCCCGTACAAATATGCTTCGACAGATCCCAAGAAGGGGTTTGACTGTTCCGGCTTTATCACTTACGTATTCAATCATTTTAATATAGCTGTACCCCGTATGTCGGTCGATTTTACAAACGTAAAGCATGAGGTGCCTATTAATGATGCAAAGCCGGGAGATTTGGTATTATTCACCGGTACAGATAGTACAAGCCGTGTTGTTGGGCACATGGGCATTGTAACGGTAAACACGGGCAAGGTAGAGGATATTGCTTTTATCCATTCAACATCGGGCAAGGCGAACGGCGTTACTGAAACACCAATGAATATCTATTACCAAAAGCGATATGTAAAAACCATTCGTATCTTTCCGCAAAACGAAAAATAGTTACGCTGCAGTTTTCAGCCAGTCTTTCCCTTCCACAAAACGGTTGATCAGCATGGCGGCTATGGTATCGCCGGTTGTATTAAGCAGCGTGGCAACAGGATCAATTAAAGTACCCATAATAATGGCCGGAGGCAAAGCTTCCGGAGGGAAGCCGTAAACAGAAATAAAAAGCAACTCGCCCACATATCCGCCATTGGGTATACCGCCCTCAACAATGCTTACTAAAACAGTTACGCCTAATGCAATCAGTATAGTTTCAGGGCTGTTGAAGCCTTTGCCAAACATGGCAAATACTACTGCCATTTTTAGTATGGATGATACACTTGAGCCATCTTTGTGTAAAGTACCGCCCAAGGGAATGGTAATGCTGGCAATGGTATCAGATATCCCCATCTTTTTTGCCGCGTCAAGATTCGCCGGAATGGTAGCAATACTGCTGCAGGTGCTCACAGCTGTAAATGACGGGATAATATTATTCTGCCAATATCGCCGGATGCCATTAACCCCGCCTGCAATAAAGGCATATATGGTATAAAACACAAAATAGTAGAATATGCTTACGCCGTAACCAATGCCCAGCGTATGCGCATAGGTGCCGAAAAGCGTTGGCCCAAATACCGAGACCTGGTAAGCAAAGAAAGCGCCTAAACCTACAGGGGCAACTTTCATAATCAGGATAAACAGGTTTTTAAAAACCTCGCTGCCTGCATTCAGAAAAGCCGTAAAAGCTGCTCCTTTTTCGCCCGAGCGTAGTGCCGCAAAACCTACAAGAATGGAAAAGATGATGAGCGCCAGCATGTTTTTCCTCGATAGTAGATTATATAACTCGTCGGTTGTAAACAGCGAAGTGATCTGATCGCCTATTGGTGTTTTGTTAATAGTTTCCATAATTGTGGTTGTCACCACGTTTTGACGCACCGGGAACAGTGTAACGGCAATAATGGTAAGTATCGCGGCTACCAGTACGGTGCCAATAAACACTGCAAACATGGTAAGCATAATTCGGGTAAGTTTTTTTGCACCTTGTAAATTGGCAATAGCCGATGATATGGCAAAAAATACCAGTGGTATAACCGCAACAAACAGCAGGTTTAAAAAGATATCGCCTATAGGTTTTATCACTTGTGTGTTTTTGCCCAATGCCAGACCGGTGATAGTTCCGGCTGTTATACCGAGTATCAGCCAAAAGATGCCTTTATAATTTTGAAACCAGCTGCTCATTAAATGTGTAAAACTTATTGCGGCAAGTTAATAAACTAAGAGTTATAAGTTGCTACATTGTCAAACCAAAACGCTGCCGTAATTTAATTGTCACATTGTCAGGCAGGGTATTGTGGCAAGCATTTTGAATAGTATATATTTGTTAAAACTTTAATTTTAAAAATCATGGCTTTAGAAATTACTGACGCAAACTTTGAAGAGCTTGTGTTAAAATCTGATAAACCCGTATTAGTTGACTTTTGGGCAGAATGGTGCGGTCCATGTAGAATGGTAGGCCCTGTTGTGGAAGAAATAGCTAAAGACTACAGCGATAAAGCAATAGTAGGTAAAGTAAACGTGGACAACAATCCTGGTATTTCAATGAAATACGGTATCCGTAACATTCCTGCCTTATTGTTCTTCAAAAACGGCGAAATCGTTGATAAGCAAATCGGTGCAGTGCCAAAATCTGTATTGGCTAATAAATTACAGGCACAACTGTAATCAAAATATATAGTGTTGAAAGGGCATCCATTGGATGCCCTTTTTTATTTACTTTAAATTAAAAGTTTTACTATATAAACAATTGATGTGCTTAAGCCTTTATATAACCATATGGTTAGGCTGCACTTTAAACTCCTGTTACTATCAGTTGCCCTTTGTTTTTGCGCCTGCAAAAACCAGGCTGACAAGACATCAGAACTTACTGAAAACGCCAATCGCTGGTATATGAATGCATCCATTTACAATGTAGATGTGCATGTATTTAAGGACAGTGATGGTGATGGCGTGGGTGATTTCAACGGTCTTACCGAAAAATTACCTTATCTTAAATCATTAGGCATTGATGTGGTCTGGCTGGCCCCTTTCCAACCAACTACCAACCGTGATGATGGTTACGATGTGACAGATTATTACAGTATTGATCCCAAGGCGGGCACAAAACAGGATTTTTTGCGCTTTGTGCAGGCTGCCAAAAAGCTACAGATCAAAGTGTTAATGGATATGGTACTTAACCATACGTCTATTGAGCATCCCTGGTATCAGCAGGCACGCGCCGACAGTAATTCTAAATATCACAGCTGGTATGTATGGTCGGCAAAAAGACCGAAGGATTATGATAAGGGAATGGCCTTCCCCGGCGTGCAGACAGAAACCTGGACCTATGACCAGGTGGCAAAGAAATACTATTTCCACCGTTTTTATGATTTCGAACCCGATTTAAACTTTGAAAACAAAGACGTACAGGCAGAAGCGCGCAAGGTGATTACTTTCTGGTTAAAGCAGGGTGTGTACGGTTTCAGGCTTGATGCTGTTCCGTTTATGATAGACCGGCCTGAGCGTGGGGATAAAAATCCTGATCCGATGTATTCCATATTAAATGATCTGCGGCAGGAGATGAATAAAACAAACCCGGATGCCATACTTTTAGGCGAGGCTAATGTTCCACCCAAAGAGAGCAAGCTTTTCTTCGGTAACAACAGCGACCGCCTGCAAATGATGTTTAATTTTTACGCTAACCAGTACCTGTTTAATTCATTAGCTAATGAAAATGCAAAATCATTTATAAATGCCCTACAGGAAACACACGACAAACCCCAGCAATCGCAATGGGCATATTTTCTTCGCAACCATGACGAGATCGATTTGGGCAGGTTATCCAGCCATGACCGTAACAATGTTTACAAAATAATGGGGCCTGAAAAAAATATGCAGTTATATGACCGCGGCATACGGCGCAGGCTTGCCCCAATGATCCATAATCCGAAAAAGCTGGCCATGTGTTATGCTATGCTTTATGCATTGCCAGGCAGCCCTGTGATCAGGTATGGAGAGGAAATCGGGATGGGAGATGATCTCACATTACAGGAGCGTTTATCGGTACGTACGCCTATGCAATGGAATGATAGTTTAAACGCCGGATTCACGACCAATAAAGCTCCTGTAAGGCCTATTGTATCTTCTGGCGATTACCAATATCAGAAAGTAAACGTTGCAGCGCAGGAGAAAGACCCACAATCGCTGCTTAATGAGATAAAGCATTTGAATAAGGTGCGGAAAACTTGTCCGGAAATTGGTTTGGGCAAATGGAAAATACTCAAAACTAATACAGATGATGTGCTGGCGTTAGAATATCAGTACCAGGGCAAGTCGCTTATTACTGTTTTTAATTTTACCGGTAAAAATGTGAATGTAAGTGTTGATGTACAGCAGCAAAATGCAAAACTGAAAAACGTATTAGCAAACAGCGAAACTTCAGTTGTTTCGGCCAATAAGCTTAAAACAGCATTAACAGCTTATGGGTACAAATGGTATAAAGTAGCTGATGAATAACAGAGACATCAATTAGGTTGGTGTTTTGTATATTGCTTGCCTATGCAGCTTAATAATGATCAACAGGTAAGGCACCTGGCTAATCTCGAACTATTAGCCAGGCAGGTAGTAGAAGGATTTATTACAGGCTTGCATCAAAGCCCTTTCCACGGATTTTCGGTAGAGTTTGCAGAACACAGGTTATACAACACGGGCGAATCGGTTAAGAACATCGACTGGAAATTGTTTGCACGTACAGATAAGCTTTTTGTTAAGCAATACGAGGAAGAGACCAATCTTCGTAGTTATTTGCTTTTGGACACCTCTTCGTCTATGAACTATCCTGTCAAAGGGATCAATAAGCTGCAATTCAGTATTTATGGTATTGCATCATTGATGTACTTGTTTAAAAAGCAGCGTGATGCATTCGGGCTTTGTTTATTTTCAGATAAGGTAGATATGTTGAGTGCAGCACGGTCGACCACAACGCATCTGTTTCACCTGTTTGCACAGTTGGATGCAGCCTACGCAGAACCTAAAACAAATATTACAACTAATATTAATGCAGTGCTCCACAGGGTTGCCGAAGAGGTGCATCAGCGTTCGTTAATTATCATCTTTAGCGATATGCTGGAGAATAGCCTTAATGAAGAAAAACAGCAGTCGCTATTTGCAGCTATTCAGCATTTAAAATACAATAAGCACGAAGTGATTATTTTCAATGTGAATGATAAGCAGCATGAAGTGGACTTCGAGTTTGATAATCGCCCGCATCATTTTATTGACATGGAAACG encodes the following:
- a CDS encoding OmpH family outer membrane protein is translated as MKKLGPVLTKLTLGVALATAIVACNQNKQADKPAATVATGSSSTADKAEIVYINQDTLLKNYNYVKDMTGRLESHGKSAQADLQSRGQAFQREVAEYQKNAGTMSADARQATEQRLQRKNQELQAYQQNAGAQVQNEQMSEQAKLYEKISDFVKTYAKQKGYKMVLTYQKGNATVLYGDPSLDVTADVVKGLNDAYTKDKK
- a CDS encoding nucleoside deaminase, whose product is MENTEHEKFMRLAIELSAKNVKEGLGGPFGAVIVKDGEVVAASGNKVVPTNDPTAHAEVSTIRLACQKLNTYDLKGCVIYTSCEPCPMCLGAIYWARLDKIYYANTKADAADIGFDDQFIYEEIDRQMHERKLPVVQMLRDEAIGAFKLWETSSLKTHY
- a CDS encoding C40 family peptidase, which translates into the protein MNVLIVISSCGQPDSPAENNSAQTLPKNIDTEHITHIETGNTTPVELLDFAKTLTGVPYKYASTDPKKGFDCSGFITYVFNHFNIAVPRMSVDFTNVKHEVPINDAKPGDLVLFTGTDSTSRVVGHMGIVTVNTGKVEDIAFIHSTSGKANGVTETPMNIYYQKRYVKTIRIFPQNEK
- a CDS encoding dicarboxylate/amino acid:cation symporter; amino-acid sequence: MSSWFQNYKGIFWLILGITAGTITGLALGKNTQVIKPIGDIFLNLLFVAVIPLVFFAISSAIANLQGAKKLTRIMLTMFAVFIGTVLVAAILTIIAVTLFPVRQNVVTTTIMETINKTPIGDQITSLFTTDELYNLLSRKNMLALIIFSILVGFAALRSGEKGAAFTAFLNAGSEVFKNLFILIMKVAPVGLGAFFAYQVSVFGPTLFGTYAHTLGIGYGVSIFYYFVFYTIYAFIAGGVNGIRRYWQNNIIPSFTAVSTCSSIATIPANLDAAKKMGISDTIASITIPLGGTLHKDGSSVSSILKMAVVFAMFGKGFNSPETILIALGVTVLVSIVEGGIPNGGYVGELLFISVYGFPPEALPPAIIMGTLIDPVATLLNTTGDTIAAMLINRFVEGKDWLKTAA
- the trxA gene encoding thioredoxin, which translates into the protein MALEITDANFEELVLKSDKPVLVDFWAEWCGPCRMVGPVVEEIAKDYSDKAIVGKVNVDNNPGISMKYGIRNIPALLFFKNGEIVDKQIGAVPKSVLANKLQAQL
- a CDS encoding alpha-amylase family protein, encoding MVRLHFKLLLLSVALCFCACKNQADKTSELTENANRWYMNASIYNVDVHVFKDSDGDGVGDFNGLTEKLPYLKSLGIDVVWLAPFQPTTNRDDGYDVTDYYSIDPKAGTKQDFLRFVQAAKKLQIKVLMDMVLNHTSIEHPWYQQARADSNSKYHSWYVWSAKRPKDYDKGMAFPGVQTETWTYDQVAKKYYFHRFYDFEPDLNFENKDVQAEARKVITFWLKQGVYGFRLDAVPFMIDRPERGDKNPDPMYSILNDLRQEMNKTNPDAILLGEANVPPKESKLFFGNNSDRLQMMFNFYANQYLFNSLANENAKSFINALQETHDKPQQSQWAYFLRNHDEIDLGRLSSHDRNNVYKIMGPEKNMQLYDRGIRRRLAPMIHNPKKLAMCYAMLYALPGSPVIRYGEEIGMGDDLTLQERLSVRTPMQWNDSLNAGFTTNKAPVRPIVSSGDYQYQKVNVAAQEKDPQSLLNEIKHLNKVRKTCPEIGLGKWKILKTNTDDVLALEYQYQGKSLITVFNFTGKNVNVSVDVQQQNAKLKNVLANSETSVVSANKLKTALTAYGYKWYKVADE
- a CDS encoding DUF58 domain-containing protein — its product is MQLNNDQQVRHLANLELLARQVVEGFITGLHQSPFHGFSVEFAEHRLYNTGESVKNIDWKLFARTDKLFVKQYEEETNLRSYLLLDTSSSMNYPVKGINKLQFSIYGIASLMYLFKKQRDAFGLCLFSDKVDMLSAARSTTTHLFHLFAQLDAAYAEPKTNITTNINAVLHRVAEEVHQRSLIIIFSDMLENSLNEEKQQSLFAAIQHLKYNKHEVIIFNVNDKQHEVDFEFDNRPHHFIDMETGEEIKLHPGRVRDSYRSALNTYRSDLELKCAQYNIDLVDANIHQGYYELLKAYLVKRNKMI